The following are from one region of the Corallincola holothuriorum genome:
- a CDS encoding TnsD family Tn7-like transposition protein: MLAHFPIAQKDELLTSILARFVQHMGIKDDKIALDMLFNNRMVVPSPLLQGHIEQLLKQVGHIWDITPREIIERHSHLPLFSAFIPTCRYNVLLSDLACRDVNPSMSRAGINASIVNWPAHYKICPLCWREQLESLGFTYWQRLFQSPGVDACPTHRCTLIDTHLALQSLHRHHFTGTHDYQYLGHYPEAAKPNDLKLATMVEQLLNSTLAPVSVEQWTRYYQKLARDTRVMSGKRVDHSAIANRVRKLWPDEWLRQQGLAISGESSWLLAMFRKHRRVYSYLQHLIVWLSLRGTTVELHKELKLARHFSSFEGHARRMITTPNITKRDESRAKWRELLQSSMLDSLKSIRTTVLGARLYSWLYRYDREWLNTHKPEPANNHQDKRVNWHTRDLQLVKKLIETKNSAEERIEDPRHSKSWFALRIQQKSLMEKKLHKLPLCGMFFDRYCESIEEYQVRRLSRVMVKLIEHKDILRPVCEIERLAGLNRKRSRKPARKILRLDIPAWQRVKSLS, translated from the coding sequence ATGTTGGCTCACTTCCCGATAGCGCAAAAAGATGAGTTGCTCACGAGCATCCTTGCTCGGTTCGTTCAGCACATGGGGATCAAAGATGACAAGATTGCACTAGATATGCTGTTCAATAATAGAATGGTAGTGCCCTCTCCCCTTCTACAGGGCCACATTGAGCAGCTACTTAAGCAAGTTGGCCACATCTGGGATATTACGCCTAGAGAGATCATTGAGCGCCATTCTCATTTACCTTTGTTTAGCGCTTTTATACCTACCTGCCGATACAACGTACTACTCTCGGATTTAGCCTGTCGGGATGTTAATCCGAGTATGTCACGAGCAGGAATCAACGCGTCGATAGTTAACTGGCCTGCTCATTACAAGATTTGTCCTCTGTGTTGGCGAGAACAACTGGAATCTCTGGGATTTACTTATTGGCAACGATTGTTCCAATCACCCGGTGTCGATGCTTGCCCCACACATCGGTGCACGTTAATTGATACCCATCTAGCACTGCAGTCTCTCCATCGTCATCATTTCACCGGAACTCACGACTACCAATACTTAGGTCACTATCCTGAGGCAGCCAAACCAAACGACTTGAAACTAGCCACTATGGTAGAGCAACTATTGAACTCAACGCTTGCTCCTGTGTCGGTTGAACAATGGACTCGTTATTACCAGAAGCTGGCGAGAGATACGCGGGTAATGAGCGGAAAAAGAGTTGATCATAGCGCCATTGCCAACCGAGTACGCAAGCTGTGGCCCGACGAATGGTTACGGCAGCAAGGATTAGCAATTTCCGGAGAAAGTTCTTGGCTGCTGGCAATGTTTAGGAAACACAGAAGAGTTTACAGCTATTTGCAACACCTTATTGTTTGGTTGTCTCTTCGTGGTACTACTGTTGAACTGCATAAAGAGCTCAAACTGGCGCGTCATTTTTCAAGCTTTGAAGGACATGCAAGAAGAATGATAACCACACCAAACATCACCAAACGTGATGAATCAAGAGCGAAGTGGCGCGAACTGCTGCAATCATCAATGTTAGATTCACTCAAAAGCATTCGAACAACAGTCCTAGGTGCAAGGCTGTACTCTTGGCTTTATCGTTATGACAGAGAATGGCTCAATACCCATAAACCTGAGCCTGCTAACAATCATCAAGATAAACGTGTGAACTGGCATACAAGAGACCTTCAACTAGTTAAGAAATTAATTGAAACCAAGAACAGCGCAGAAGAAAGAATAGAAGATCCTCGTCACTCAAAGTCATGGTTTGCATTACGTATTCAACAAAAGAGTTTAATGGAGAAAAAACTGCATAAACTGCCACTTTGCGGTATGTTTTTTGATCGGTATTGCGAATCTATAGAAGAGTACCAAGTTAGAAGGTTAAGCCGTGTTATGGTTAAACTTATCGAACATAAGGATATTTTAAGGCCTGTGTGTGAAATTGAACGACTTGCAGGACTTAATCGTAAACGCAGCAGGAAACCTGCACGGAAAATTCTCAGATTGGACATCCCAGCCTGGCAGAGAGTTAAGTCACTTTCCTAA